Proteins encoded in a region of the Paucidesulfovibrio longus DSM 6739 genome:
- a CDS encoding CoB--CoM heterodisulfide reductase iron-sulfur subunit A family protein has product MSNRIGVYICHCGSNIAGKVDCSGVARYAGGLRDVVVARDYQFMCSDPGQDLIIGDVRNLGLTRVVVASCSPRLHEKTFQKALARAGLNPYMLQHTCIREHCSWVTEDPDEATAKAMMLVAAAVDRVGRHQELHSREVDVLPDVLVVGAGIAGIQAALDIAKSGHMVHLVEKGPSIGGHMAQFDKTFPTLDCAACISTPKMVAVAQEPNISLHTCAEVSEVSGFVGNYKVKVRLRPRYVDVDKCTGCGTCLEKCPTRVPSEFEEGLGLRKAIYRNSPQAVPNTPVIDPLHCKKITKDKCGACEKFCPTGAIDYHQQERFMELEVGSIVLATGYDTLDPTPMTEYGFGRYPEVYTALQFERLNNATGPTSGKILMKNGEKPESVAIIHCVGSRDKNHHAYCSRTCCMYALKYDHLIKDKVGHHVQVTNFYIDMRCFGKGYEEFYERVQKEGVTFVRGRPAEVTDQARTPEERGKLIVVAEDTLSGLPLRVPVDMVVLCTAMQARDDASEVARVFGISQGQDGFFLEEHPKLGPVSTATDGVFLAGACQGPKDIPDAVAHASGGAAQALALAARGRVSISPTTSWINPDVCAGCRVCVGLCAYSAIDFDERRKVAVVNEAMCKGCGSCAGYCPSGAAQIKHFNEPQVFSELEGLLSELRGAGGPAVRIKVEDGARDKMTT; this is encoded by the coding sequence ATGTCCAATCGCATCGGGGTCTACATCTGCCACTGCGGCAGCAACATCGCGGGCAAGGTCGACTGCTCCGGCGTGGCCAGGTATGCCGGCGGCCTGCGCGACGTGGTCGTGGCCCGCGACTACCAGTTCATGTGCTCGGATCCGGGACAGGATCTGATCATCGGCGACGTGCGCAATCTGGGGTTGACCCGCGTGGTGGTGGCCTCCTGCTCGCCGAGGCTGCACGAGAAGACCTTCCAGAAGGCCCTGGCCCGCGCCGGGCTGAATCCCTACATGCTCCAGCACACCTGCATCCGCGAGCACTGTTCCTGGGTCACGGAGGATCCGGACGAGGCCACGGCCAAGGCCATGATGCTCGTGGCCGCCGCCGTGGACCGGGTCGGGCGGCACCAGGAGCTGCATTCCCGCGAGGTGGACGTGCTCCCGGACGTGCTCGTGGTCGGCGCGGGCATAGCGGGCATCCAGGCGGCCCTGGACATCGCCAAGTCCGGCCACATGGTCCACCTCGTGGAAAAGGGGCCGTCCATCGGCGGGCACATGGCCCAGTTCGACAAGACCTTCCCGACCCTGGACTGCGCGGCCTGCATTTCCACGCCCAAGATGGTCGCCGTGGCCCAGGAGCCGAACATCAGCCTGCACACCTGCGCCGAGGTCAGCGAGGTTTCCGGCTTCGTGGGCAACTACAAGGTCAAGGTCCGGCTGCGTCCCCGCTATGTGGACGTGGACAAGTGCACGGGCTGCGGCACCTGCCTGGAAAAATGCCCGACCCGCGTGCCGAGCGAATTCGAGGAGGGACTGGGACTGCGCAAGGCCATCTACCGCAACTCGCCCCAGGCCGTGCCGAACACCCCGGTCATCGACCCGCTGCACTGCAAGAAGATCACCAAGGACAAGTGCGGAGCCTGCGAAAAGTTCTGCCCCACCGGGGCCATCGACTACCACCAGCAGGAACGCTTCATGGAGCTTGAGGTCGGCAGCATCGTGCTGGCCACGGGCTACGATACCCTCGATCCCACGCCCATGACCGAATACGGCTTCGGCCGCTACCCGGAAGTCTACACCGCGCTCCAGTTCGAGCGGCTGAACAACGCCACCGGACCCACGAGCGGGAAGATACTGATGAAGAACGGGGAAAAGCCCGAATCCGTGGCCATCATCCATTGCGTGGGCTCGCGGGACAAGAACCACCACGCCTACTGCTCCCGGACCTGCTGCATGTACGCGCTCAAGTACGACCACCTGATCAAGGATAAGGTCGGGCACCACGTCCAGGTGACCAACTTCTACATCGACATGCGCTGCTTCGGAAAGGGCTACGAGGAATTCTACGAGCGGGTCCAGAAGGAGGGCGTGACCTTTGTCCGGGGCCGTCCGGCCGAGGTCACGGACCAGGCGCGCACCCCGGAAGAGCGGGGCAAGCTCATCGTCGTGGCCGAGGACACGCTCTCCGGGCTGCCCCTGCGCGTGCCCGTGGACATGGTCGTGCTCTGCACGGCCATGCAGGCCCGCGACGACGCCTCGGAAGTGGCCCGCGTCTTCGGCATCTCCCAGGGCCAGGACGGCTTCTTCCTGGAAGAGCATCCCAAGCTCGGCCCGGTTTCCACGGCCACGGACGGCGTGTTCCTGGCCGGAGCCTGCCAGGGGCCGAAGGACATCCCGGACGCCGTGGCCCACGCCTCGGGCGGCGCAGCCCAGGCCCTGGCCCTGGCCGCGCGCGGCCGCGTGTCCATCTCGCCGACCACGAGCTGGATCAACCCGGACGTCTGCGCGGGCTGCCGCGTCTGCGTGGGGCTTTGCGCCTATTCCGCCATCGATTTCGACGAGCGCCGCAAGGTGGCCGTGGTCAACGAGGCCATGTGCAAGGGCTGCGGCTCCTGCGCGGGCTACTGCCCGTCCGGCGCGGCCCAGATCAAGCACTTCAACGAGCCGCAGGTCTTCAGCGAACTGGAGGGGCTGCTCTCGGAACTGCGCGGGGCCGGAGGCCCGGCGGTGCGCATCAAGGTGGAAGACGGCGCGCGCGACAAGATGACGACCTGA
- the mobB gene encoding molybdopterin-guanine dinucleotide biosynthesis protein B: protein MGPKIVCIVGKKKSGKTTFLEALVPALKELGLRVGTVKHDAHSFDMDHEGKDSWRHRRAGADSVAVSSPTQLALIKSVDRELGLPELALEFFADRQVVLAEGYFRSDMPKVEVHRSEAHAEPLCNAENAAEKKLLALVSDTKQDLGVPFFGLDQAREVARLIADRLLGI, encoded by the coding sequence ATGGGGCCGAAGATCGTCTGCATCGTGGGCAAGAAGAAATCCGGAAAGACCACTTTTCTCGAAGCGCTGGTCCCGGCGCTCAAGGAGTTGGGCCTGCGGGTGGGCACGGTCAAGCACGACGCCCATTCCTTCGACATGGACCATGAGGGCAAGGATTCCTGGCGCCATCGCCGGGCCGGGGCGGACAGCGTGGCCGTTTCCTCGCCGACGCAGCTGGCCCTGATCAAGAGCGTGGACCGGGAGCTGGGCCTGCCCGAGCTGGCCCTGGAATTCTTCGCGGATCGGCAGGTCGTCCTGGCCGAGGGCTATTTCCGCTCGGACATGCCCAAGGTGGAGGTGCATCGCTCCGAAGCCCACGCCGAACCGCTCTGCAACGCGGAAAACGCGGCGGAGAAGAAGCTCCTGGCCCTTGTTTCGGACACGAAGCAGGATCTCGGCGTGCCGTTTTTCGGCCTGGACCAGGCCCGCGAGGTGGCCCGGCTCATCGCGGACCGGCTGCTCGGAATCTGA
- a CDS encoding transposase: MKRRKWNPETKAKVVLDGLLNGQVSEVCREYNIRPGQYYKWRDYFFTHCARVFEETPRSPEAAALAAENEKLKRLVGELTLELNQKGNS; encoded by the coding sequence TTGAAGCGAAGAAAATGGAATCCGGAAACCAAGGCCAAGGTCGTGCTCGATGGGCTGCTCAACGGGCAGGTCAGCGAGGTTTGCCGGGAGTACAACATTCGCCCCGGCCAGTACTACAAATGGCGTGACTATTTCTTCACGCACTGCGCCAGGGTCTTCGAGGAGACGCCGCGCAGCCCGGAAGCGGCGGCGCTCGCAGCCGAAAACGAAAAGCTCAAGAGGCTCGTGGGCGAGCTGACCCTGGAACTGAACCAGAAGGGCAACAGTTAG
- a CDS encoding molybdopterin molybdotransferase MoeA, with the protein MNTPHASTTPDRKERPTRAQAVALLLRSAPRPAPLRLPPWQAVGRVAAADLRAEIGVPECAVSLRDGYALRAEDTGAASAETPLRLATQGRLTADARQPQALARGKAVRILTGAPLPPGADAVIPFENLAEPPGPQDQAILLSEPAQQHAFILPQGGDLPAGSLLARSGTRITSQAGAVLTRARVEELPVHPRPAFAMFGLGSELAAPAPHGDPDRIPADNVVLVANLLRSWGLEAAHCSVLPDDLAAVTAALRETVEFNPRPALIVTTGGTGRSERDYARKAAEQAGFKTLFAGLDVRPGKNAFAALRRDAGKANVLLLGLPGPPAAVFACLHGLALPLARQLCGLPPDAGLRAALRTGLRTRRGSEWLLPCSLNLADGQLAAVPLHGDEWPSLRALAEAHAVAVLPPDSELRPGQCLELLCGDLGLIGL; encoded by the coding sequence GTGAATACGCCGCACGCATCTACCACGCCGGACCGGAAAGAACGCCCCACCCGCGCGCAGGCCGTGGCCCTGCTGCTGCGGAGCGCTCCCCGGCCCGCGCCCCTCCGCCTCCCCCCCTGGCAGGCAGTGGGCCGCGTCGCTGCGGCGGATCTCCGCGCAGAGATCGGCGTGCCGGAATGCGCGGTTTCCCTGCGGGACGGCTATGCCCTGCGGGCCGAGGACACGGGCGCGGCAAGCGCCGAGACCCCGCTGCGCCTCGCCACCCAGGGACGCCTGACCGCGGACGCCCGCCAGCCGCAAGCCCTGGCGCGGGGCAAGGCCGTCCGCATCCTCACGGGAGCCCCCCTGCCGCCGGGAGCCGACGCCGTCATCCCCTTCGAGAACCTTGCCGAGCCTCCCGGCCCGCAAGACCAGGCCATTCTTCTTTCCGAACCGGCGCAACAGCATGCCTTCATCCTGCCCCAGGGCGGCGACCTGCCCGCAGGCAGCCTCCTGGCCCGCAGCGGAACGCGCATCACCTCCCAGGCAGGAGCCGTGCTCACGCGCGCCCGCGTGGAAGAACTGCCCGTGCACCCGCGCCCGGCCTTCGCCATGTTCGGCCTGGGCAGCGAGCTGGCCGCGCCAGCGCCGCACGGCGACCCGGACCGCATTCCCGCGGACAACGTGGTCCTGGTCGCGAACCTGCTGCGCTCCTGGGGCCTGGAAGCGGCGCATTGCAGCGTGCTGCCCGACGACCTCGCCGCCGTGACCGCGGCCCTGCGCGAGACCGTCGAGTTCAATCCGCGCCCCGCATTGATCGTGACCACGGGCGGCACGGGCCGCAGCGAGCGCGACTACGCCCGCAAGGCTGCGGAACAGGCGGGATTCAAGACCCTTTTCGCGGGTCTGGATGTCCGGCCCGGGAAAAACGCCTTTGCCGCGCTGCGCCGCGACGCGGGCAAGGCCAACGTGCTGCTGCTGGGCCTGCCCGGCCCTCCCGCCGCGGTCTTCGCCTGCCTGCACGGCCTGGCACTGCCCCTGGCCCGGCAACTCTGCGGCCTGCCTCCGGACGCGGGACTGCGCGCCGCGCTCCGCACGGGGCTGCGCACGCGCCGGGGCAGCGAGTGGCTGCTGCCCTGCTCCCTGAACCTCGCTGACGGGCAGCTCGCCGCGGTCCCGCTGCACGGGGACGAGTGGCCCTCGCTGCGCGCCCTGGCCGAGGCCCACGCCGTGGCCGTGCTGCCGCCGGACAGCGAACTCCGCCCCGGCCAATGCCTGGAACTGCTCTGCGGCGATCTCGGCCTGATCGGATTATAA
- a CDS encoding hydrogenase iron-sulfur subunit, whose amino-acid sequence MTGTGEQFEPTIVAFVCNWCTYTAADLAGTSRMIQKPNLRLVRMMCTGMVDPKYVIKALLSGADAVLISGCHPGDCHYINGNYKARRRVKLLKEILPQFGVDTRRLRLTWVGASEGNEFAATVNSLVEEIRELGPIESRSLRAI is encoded by the coding sequence ATGACCGGGACCGGGGAGCAGTTCGAGCCCACCATCGTGGCCTTTGTCTGCAACTGGTGCACCTACACCGCCGCCGACCTGGCGGGAACCTCGCGCATGATCCAGAAGCCGAATCTGCGGCTGGTGCGGATGATGTGCACGGGCATGGTGGATCCCAAATACGTCATCAAGGCGCTGCTTTCCGGCGCGGACGCCGTGCTCATCAGCGGCTGCCACCCCGGCGACTGCCACTACATCAACGGCAACTACAAAGCCCGCAGGCGGGTCAAGCTGCTCAAGGAGATCCTGCCGCAGTTCGGCGTGGACACCCGGCGCCTGCGCCTGACCTGGGTCGGGGCCAGCGAGGGCAACGAATTCGCGGCCACCGTGAATTCGCTGGTGGAGGAAATTCGTGAGCTGGGGCCCATCGAAAGCCGCAGCCTCAGGGCGATCTAG
- a CDS encoding sigma-54-dependent transcriptional regulator, whose translation MARVLIIDKDKSCVERLASSFRKNGIEVDCASDRTKGLRMAQLHSYSAVFLADNHPDGDVLATLSQLRHSEDAPEVVVLAESGDHDLAQEAIRAGAWNVFAKPPSLERLLVVISRIEGFRSSRRSIAVALKRKEIIGNGPALLAALDQVAQAAGSEANVLVTGETGTGKELFARAVHENSRRCDKAFIVVDCAALPASLAESVLFGHERGAFTSADSRAVGLVKQAHGGTLFLDEVGELPPAVQRVFLRVLETRRFRPVGATQEESSDFRLVAATNRDLGKMAQNDGFRSDLHFRLLGIGIELPPLREITEDINQLACYQISRVCKRLSLPRKGFSPDFLDTLMNYDWPGNIRELFHALERAVSMAGSEPLLYPRHLPMHIRVQMVSAGMGTPQAKRKPQAETVPPEKLTPLRDARAKALSDFERGYLRTLLLHTDGDIRDACRISGLSRARLYALMKERGINR comes from the coding sequence GTGGCCCGAGTGCTGATCATCGACAAGGACAAGTCCTGCGTGGAGCGTCTCGCCTCGTCTTTCCGCAAGAACGGGATCGAGGTGGACTGCGCCTCCGACCGCACGAAAGGGCTGCGCATGGCCCAGCTTCATTCCTACTCCGCCGTGTTCCTGGCGGACAATCATCCGGACGGCGACGTGCTCGCCACCCTCTCCCAGCTCCGCCACAGCGAAGACGCGCCCGAAGTGGTCGTGCTCGCGGAATCCGGCGACCACGACCTGGCCCAGGAAGCCATCCGGGCCGGAGCCTGGAACGTCTTCGCCAAGCCGCCGAGCCTGGAGCGGCTCCTGGTGGTCATCAGCCGCATCGAAGGCTTCCGCAGCTCCCGCCGCAGCATCGCCGTGGCCCTCAAGCGCAAGGAAATCATCGGAAACGGCCCCGCCCTGCTCGCGGCCCTGGACCAGGTGGCCCAGGCGGCGGGCAGCGAGGCCAACGTGCTCGTGACCGGGGAAACAGGCACGGGCAAGGAGCTTTTCGCCAGGGCGGTGCATGAAAACAGCCGCCGCTGCGACAAGGCCTTCATCGTGGTGGACTGCGCGGCCCTGCCCGCCTCCCTGGCGGAGTCCGTGCTCTTCGGGCACGAGCGCGGCGCGTTCACCAGCGCGGATTCCCGCGCCGTGGGACTGGTCAAGCAGGCCCACGGCGGGACGCTTTTCCTGGACGAGGTGGGCGAGCTGCCCCCGGCGGTGCAGCGGGTCTTTCTGCGCGTGCTCGAAACCCGCCGGTTCCGGCCTGTCGGGGCCACGCAGGAGGAAAGCTCGGACTTCCGGCTCGTGGCCGCCACCAACCGCGACCTGGGCAAGATGGCCCAGAACGACGGGTTCCGCAGCGACCTGCATTTCCGGCTTCTGGGCATCGGCATCGAGCTGCCGCCCCTGCGCGAGATCACCGAAGACATCAACCAGCTCGCCTGCTACCAGATCAGCCGGGTCTGCAAGCGGCTCTCCCTGCCGCGCAAGGGATTCTCGCCCGATTTCCTGGACACGCTCATGAACTACGACTGGCCCGGAAACATCCGCGAGCTTTTCCACGCCCTGGAGCGCGCCGTGTCCATGGCCGGAAGCGAGCCCCTGCTCTACCCACGGCACCTGCCCATGCACATCCGCGTGCAGATGGTCAGCGCGGGCATGGGCACCCCGCAAGCCAAGCGGAAACCCCAGGCCGAGACCGTTCCCCCGGAGAAGCTCACCCCCCTGCGCGACGCCCGCGCCAAGGCTCTTTCCGATTTCGAGCGCGGCTACCTGCGGACCCTGCTGCTGCATACGGACGGCGACATCCGCGACGCCTGCCGCATTTCCGGGCTTTCCCGCGCGCGGCTCTACGCGCTGATGAAGGAACGCGGCATCAACCGCTGA
- the fdhD gene encoding formate dehydrogenase accessory sulfurtransferase FdhD — MDSERYEVMEYSGGGFAKAPVESIREIPLTIRLNGREVVTLLCTGKQPEYLAVGFLKSDAFLSSPEQITDLHVREEDGRILADVETCHDPWKDRLMERSITSGCGKGTNFGRNVQTISKRRLNGDVRVRPEQILALAEELHNRSALYGRTRGCHNSSLCTPDEMLLFREDIGRHNAIDMICGECFLNNISVDDKMIVTTGRVASEILLKVVRIGIPVLVSTAVATSFTVKLARQTGITLVGNVRGGRFWVYNDKGRVLQS, encoded by the coding sequence ATGGATTCAGAGCGCTATGAGGTCATGGAGTATTCCGGAGGCGGCTTTGCAAAGGCCCCCGTGGAATCCATCCGGGAAATCCCCCTGACCATCCGGCTCAACGGACGCGAGGTGGTCACGCTGCTCTGCACGGGCAAGCAGCCCGAATACCTGGCCGTGGGCTTTCTCAAGTCCGACGCCTTCCTTTCCAGCCCGGAGCAGATCACCGACCTGCACGTGCGCGAGGAGGACGGACGCATCCTGGCCGACGTGGAAACCTGCCACGATCCCTGGAAGGACAGGCTCATGGAGCGGTCCATCACTTCGGGATGCGGCAAGGGCACCAACTTCGGGCGCAACGTGCAGACCATTTCCAAACGGCGGCTGAACGGCGACGTGCGCGTGCGGCCCGAACAGATCCTCGCCCTCGCGGAGGAGCTGCACAACCGCTCGGCCCTCTACGGGCGCACGCGCGGCTGCCACAACTCCTCGCTCTGCACCCCGGACGAGATGCTCCTCTTCCGGGAAGACATCGGCAGGCACAACGCCATCGACATGATCTGCGGCGAATGCTTCCTGAACAACATTTCCGTGGACGACAAGATGATCGTGACCACGGGCCGCGTGGCCTCGGAAATCCTGCTCAAGGTGGTCCGCATCGGCATCCCGGTGCTGGTCTCCACCGCCGTGGCCACCAGCTTCACGGTGAAGCTGGCCCGCCAGACCGGAATCACCCTGGTGGGCAATGTCCGGGGAGGACGCTTCTGGGTTTACAACGACAAGGGCCGCGTCCTACAGTCCTGA
- the mobA gene encoding molybdenum cofactor guanylyltransferase: protein MAGVILAGGLGTRMGNVRKAFVEVGGRRILDRLLRVYGDIFEEIVIAAREAEPYAEYGLPVALDLVDARSSLTGIHAGLSAVRAQHAFFAACDVPFLQPGLVRALLEEFRPELDVLAPLKEDGYREPLCAVYSRRCLPHIKAQLDRGDFKIIRFFSEVRVREVPVSLLRPHDPDLLSFRNLNTPQELARAEALARERGL from the coding sequence GTGGCCGGAGTGATCCTCGCCGGAGGATTGGGAACGCGCATGGGCAACGTGCGCAAGGCGTTCGTGGAGGTGGGCGGCAGGAGGATCCTGGACCGCCTGCTCCGGGTCTACGGGGACATCTTCGAGGAAATCGTCATTGCCGCGCGCGAGGCCGAACCCTATGCGGAATACGGCCTGCCCGTGGCCCTGGACCTTGTGGACGCGCGCAGCTCGCTCACGGGCATCCACGCCGGACTGAGCGCCGTGCGCGCCCAGCACGCCTTTTTCGCCGCCTGCGACGTGCCCTTTCTCCAGCCGGGGCTGGTGCGCGCCCTGCTGGAGGAATTCCGGCCCGAACTGGACGTGCTCGCCCCCCTCAAGGAGGACGGCTACCGGGAGCCGCTCTGCGCGGTCTACTCGCGCCGCTGCCTGCCCCACATCAAGGCCCAGCTGGACCGGGGCGACTTCAAGATCATCCGCTTCTTTTCCGAGGTGCGCGTGCGGGAGGTGCCGGTATCGCTCCTGCGGCCCCACGACCCGGACCTGCTCTCCTTCCGAAACCTGAACACCCCGCAGGAACTGGCGCGCGCCGAGGCCCTGGCCAGGGAACGCGGACTCTAG
- a CDS encoding 4Fe-4S dicluster domain-containing protein gives MTTTAKLEVQNNDPVAALQRMMRKMLESGGVGGVLAPLHLGGGMPMPSLVTDPDELVRADPLAPAFPMNGAKMLARLTRGHGDERIAAVMRPCEVRAFVELCKLNQGSLDDVLLVSVDCLGAYGNTDYLRFKGEDDPIQSTLGFLGKVGGSKETARGGYDVAGACRVCEHPATQMADVSVGLAGVNLTEALPVMANTARGEALLASLGLEDWEPQPARTEALGRLVEKRTAERDAMFERTAAATGSLGDLAEYLSSCVNCYNCRVACPVCYCRECVFVTDVFDHKPWQYLGWAKQKGMLKMPTDTVFYHLTRMAHMSTACVGCGQCSNACPNDVPVMELFRTVAARTQQGFGYEPGRSMDDAPPLSVFKENEFNEVVSHMA, from the coding sequence ATGACCACGACGGCGAAGCTCGAAGTGCAAAACAACGATCCCGTGGCCGCGTTGCAGCGGATGATGCGCAAGATGCTGGAATCGGGGGGGGTGGGCGGCGTGCTCGCCCCGCTGCATCTCGGCGGAGGAATGCCCATGCCCAGCCTGGTCACGGACCCGGACGAGCTGGTCCGGGCCGACCCGCTGGCTCCGGCCTTTCCCATGAACGGGGCCAAGATGCTCGCCCGGCTGACCAGGGGGCACGGCGACGAACGCATCGCCGCGGTGATGCGGCCCTGCGAGGTCCGGGCCTTTGTGGAACTCTGCAAGCTCAACCAGGGCAGCCTGGACGACGTGCTGCTCGTCTCCGTGGACTGCCTCGGCGCATACGGCAACACGGACTACCTCCGCTTCAAGGGCGAGGACGACCCGATCCAGAGCACCCTGGGCTTTCTCGGCAAGGTCGGGGGGAGCAAGGAAACCGCGCGCGGCGGGTACGACGTGGCCGGGGCCTGCCGGGTCTGCGAACACCCCGCGACCCAGATGGCCGACGTGAGCGTGGGCCTGGCGGGCGTGAACCTGACCGAGGCCCTGCCCGTGATGGCCAACACGGCGCGGGGCGAGGCCCTGCTGGCCTCGCTGGGCCTGGAGGACTGGGAACCGCAGCCCGCCAGGACAGAGGCCCTGGGCAGGCTCGTGGAAAAGCGCACGGCCGAGCGCGACGCCATGTTCGAGCGCACGGCCGCGGCCACGGGCAGCCTGGGCGACCTGGCCGAATACCTTTCCAGCTGCGTGAATTGCTACAACTGCCGGGTGGCCTGCCCGGTCTGCTACTGCCGGGAGTGCGTCTTCGTCACGGACGTGTTCGACCACAAGCCCTGGCAATACCTCGGCTGGGCCAAGCAGAAGGGCATGCTCAAGATGCCCACGGACACGGTCTTCTACCACCTGACCCGCATGGCCCACATGAGCACCGCCTGCGTGGGCTGCGGCCAGTGTTCCAACGCCTGCCCCAACGACGTGCCCGTGATGGAGCTGTTCCGCACGGTGGCGGCGCGCACGCAGCAGGGCTTCGGCTACGAGCCGGGCCGGAGCATGGACGACGCCCCGCCCCTCTCGGTGTTCAAGGAAAACGAGTTCAACGAGGTCGTCTCGCACATGGCCTAG